In Carya illinoinensis cultivar Pawnee chromosome 6, C.illinoinensisPawnee_v1, whole genome shotgun sequence, a single genomic region encodes these proteins:
- the LOC122312575 gene encoding uncharacterized protein LOC122312575, with protein MGVLGEGERGGWSSKEARVLEFVFGMIRGVVVGLFVLLFQIYFLGKLRDKMVRMPTGNKKFSIHSWYKTLCRPNGVDSFPWKNIWKSKVPSKVAFFGWSTSLGKILTLDNLRKHGLIVLNWGFLCKKFGESVDHLLLHCDVTRLLWYKVFNRCDLA; from the exons ATGGGAGTGCTTGGGGAGGGGGAGAGGGGGGGTTGGAGTTCGAAGGAGGCAAGAG TTCTAGAATTCGTTTTTGGTATGATTCGTGGTGTGGTGGTAGGGCTCTTTGTGCTGTTGTTCCAGATCTATTTC CTTGGGAAGTTGAGGGATAAGATGGTCCGAATGCCTACTGGTAACAAGAagttttcaattcattcttggTATAAGACATTGTGTAGGCCAAATGGGGTTGActcttttccttggaagaatatttggaagagtaaggtgccTTCTAAGGTTGCGTTCTTTGGCTGGTCTACTTCTTTAGGGAAGATTTTAACTTTGGATAATCTCAGGAAGCATGGATTAATTGTTTTGAATTGGGGTTTCTTATGCAAGAAATTTGGTGAATCCGTGGATCATTTATTATTACATTGTGATGTGACCAGGTTGTTATGGTATAAAGTGTTCAATAGGTGTGATTTGGCTTAA